In the Arachis stenosperma cultivar V10309 chromosome 8, arast.V10309.gnm1.PFL2, whole genome shotgun sequence genome, TCAGCATCATTTTTGTGCTGtttttcatcattttcttgAATGAATATCCAACTTCATTTTTGTAGGTTCATTTAGCACCTGGAAGTAagtttgattttcaaaaatatattaagaGGTCATTAGAAGACGACTTTAAGGTAGTTGTGGGAATCAGGTAATTTTCCAAATTTACCCACATTTTTTGCGCTTTTATGTACTAATCATTAGCTTCGTATCACTTATGCTGTGTTTGATAAATATTTCAGAATAGAAAATATATGAATGAGATTATTTCTATTGTTTCCAAATTTTAGGTAgataaaatatcaaataaatccttttcgaaaaccaagataaTTTTGTATGTTTCTcgatctattttcttttctatatatTTCTATCCTGAGACACTTACTAAATACGACCTTAGGGTGTTGAAGAGGACAGTTTATTCTTGATTCTTCTAATTTGTAATTTGTTCTAATATTTGTGGTGTATCTTTGTGATTTTGGCAGTCCAATACTTTGGGCATCAGTGGTGTTTTTCTTGCTTGTAAATGTTCATGGTTTGTCCCTTGAACTAGTTATCAATTGGTTTATATATTTGATGCTCATATTCATGTAGAAACCTGATTTCTTAACTTTGGTTCAGGATGGCATGCTTCCTTTGGGGTGTCTTTTCTTCCACTAATGGTAATTAAGCATATTTTCACTgccaatatatttttttttcacagaAAATAAAAGGACTAATACTTGAATTGCTTGAAGGTTATTCTAGCTGTTGGGACAAAGCTTCAGGCAATTATAACCCGAATGGCACTTGACATAAAAGAAAGGCATGCTGTAGTGCAGGGGATCCCTCTTGTTCAAGTCTCTGACAAGTACTTTTGGTTTGAGTGGCCTGAGTTAGTTCTTTATCTCATCCATTTTGTCCTCTTTCAGGTATTTTTGTCCATTTCATCTTATGAAGCttaattatatttgttttatAGACATTGAATATTTGAAGAGTTTTACTTATGCAAGTTGGTGCTCTTTGTTTACATGTCCAGAATGCATTTGAGCTGACATATTTCTGGTGGACATGGGTAATTGAACTCTTCCTGAGTTGTGTTATTAATTATATACAACTAACTTTGGAAACCTTAAATTAATTCTCTTCCTTCTTGATCTGATGCAGTATGAATTTGGTTGGGCATCTTGCTTTTATGAAGATGAAATACTTATGATCAGTAGAGTTGCACTTGGGTAAGTCATTCCTTGCTAGTGATTATGCATGCCTGTTCACATACATAGAACAATTACATTTGAACATAAATGTTCTGTTCTATTGTTTCACATCATCAATAATTAATGAGAATAATACTaatttaaagattgaatttTGCAGGATAGGAGCTCAAATAATCACCAGCTATGTCACTCTTCCACTGTATGCGCTTGTTACACAGGTAAGTTGGTTTAAGGTTATAAATGATTTTcattaaacaaagcaaagaacaatATTTATGATTGTGATGATAATTGTTCAGATGGGATCAACAATGAAGAAGTCAATATTTGATGAACAAACATCGAAGGCTCTAAAGAAGTGGCACCAGAATGCTCTAAAGAAGATAGCATCCAGGGGACGCCATGCCACTCTGGGAGGCACCACTATGTCAAAGTCGCCGGACGGTTCACCCAGCAAAATGTCAACTAGATCCCCAAACGCCGGGCAGTCAGCCACCATATTGTCGAGCGTAGATAACACTATCCCCGCCTATGACAACCGTGACCTTCTAACTGGACCATGACAACACATAAATGCGTACATACTATTTTCTGTTCCTTGTAGTTTGAGTGTTGAATGTAGCAAATTGTAGCAGAGTGTTTGGTTTAGCTTTTATAAACTGGAGTTGAGttcaatttaattatattagaattgattttaattaaaattaagttTGTTTTAACATGATTTATGgtttgatattttaatttaaaaataattataattgataaaatattatttggataataataattaaaatcacttttagatataaaattatcaaaaagataaatattagattaaatttttaatattattattttaacaatttttatattatagaattttaaattagaacatattattatataaaatattatcttaaatattatatgcatattataataaattacaCATAATATTAGATATATACACATAATTGATAAtgtctaataattataaattataataataaaagataaataaatttataaaattaaacaaaaataacaataaagtatataaaatacaaaagtgcattacaacatataaatataaatataacattAATTTAACTACAAAAGTATTAAAATTTGATCTACTTAATAAGATTTGATTGGTGCACTAAAATTTGATTCGAATAGAGtctcaaataatatttattttcgaagaaaaagcaataaataaatttgaagatAGGCTATCACTAATTTGATTATCATCTTCatctttaataatattttcatCTTTCCTACAATGTGAATTCAAAATCCGGTTCAGAATTTCGTCGAATAATTGTTATTCTAACTATTTAAATTTGAGTTTCCATTTTGAACTTCAGTATACCACGCAAAATTGTAAATCTATTCTTCCACATAAAAATTCTTTCAATTGTACATCTTAGACTTGAGTgataataattaaatacttCATTACCTTTTACAAATTCAGAGTAATgtctaaaatataaaagatgatAGCGTTTACGTCTATATGGACCAATATACCCAATTAGTGTTGGATATCTTGCTGGAATTAtggattaaaataaaaaaaaggtcTGTTGTGAATAATTttgttaagaaaaaaaatatagtcaaaattatcaataaaataaataaatttatcaatgaATTATACTTTTTCTAAAACAATAAATTTACCAATTAAATAGGTGTAATCGAACTCAAGAGTAGTGAGACTTGAGAGTGTCAAAACTCACAAAATTAAATCTATATCATGGGATATTCGTCAATTCTAAAAGTATGTGCACATCGATACGTTGGTTTAAATTAACCACATACTCATGATGTGTAGTCTTAAAATTACCCGTATTGAGTCCAAAACCAAAATATCTTATTTGATAAGATATTCCGTCTTTTAGCAAATTTACGAATTGAGGCACAAGAGCCTTCTTAACCGAGGCGTGTATTTTTTCTTCCTAGAATTgataaacaaaaaatcaaagaaCAATTAAATGGGGATaaacaaacaaatttaaaatatgaataatataaatttaatattatttaaaaaattggtaGAAAACTCACTCTTTATCGAGTCAAACCATCTCAATCACGGATGGATTTATGTATTGTTGTGTGGGAGCAATTGCTCAATtgaacttttaaaaaatcaataatagGTATTGTTCTTGCTGCGTCGGGATGAGTTATACGTCGGGAGATGAGTACCTgcaaaagacactccgacgctcaagtcagtaagtgtttaagaggtatataataattctatgaatatagaatgtaagacatgaaatgaaagttatcatgtgttatgttgtgtttataataattctatgaatatagaatgtattaTTGAGATTAGATATAGAAGGTTCTTTTTATAGGCATAAAATTGATGTTATGACCGTTTGGTCATTAAGATAGAAATGATGGTCATTAAGTCGGTAATGAATGTGTCAGTTACAAACAAAAGAATGAATGATAGTTAAcaccgagttataactcataatgcataataaagactgagttataaggtgacggatcatgtatatatatgtagATAATTGCCccattataataatttatttgtcCCCACACTTCAAAAAAATTACGTGTAAGAAACATTTATATCATTAGAtattaatacaataataaaaattattgtattatataaattcaaaacaaatattagtaataactaataataatctAATTGATTAATTGCCTAAAATTAAagcttatttttttaaatataaatgagattattagtatttaatacttttttataatatatatcatttatttactttttattgttttgtttaatttaattttgtttatacatacatataatattgttttcattaaaaaaatttttactgTAATATTATAAAATGTTAACTTTGCAATTAAATATcgaaaaattatttgatatttgtttaatagaaaaaaaatattattttatctataaaaaaatattattttatctaTACCTACATATAAAGATAACTGTGGttgtttaatttaaatttttaattttttcacaaattttttGTCTCTTGCATAATTTTAGGAAAATTTCAGATACCAacataaaaaatactaaaaattctaaattagtTCGTTCGAATTATattctttataaattttttaactattgagttataatttttttgtatcatataaaaaataatcaatataAATGTAATTTGACGGATATTAAATACTTGATTAACCGTaagtattaataataaatgtatTACTCATGCAATATTACCaaaatattgaaataaaaaaatattttttaattaaattactaTACGTTTAGATGTATTAATTTTCTAGGTTACATCTCATATTATATTTTAGGAGGATGATCGGCTGAGCAGTTAGAAGTATCAATGAGCAGTGAGTAGAGTGGTGTCCGGTGTGGTGGTTTTTCTTTAAAGTGAGCAAACGTAAATTTGGTTTAAGTGTATGAGCTGAAGAAAATGCTGAGGTTCGCTTTCACTCTTCTTTTGTTTACGCTTGCATTCGGCGTTCTATCCTCCTCCCCGGTCTTCTCCGATCTAATCCTCGCCAAGGTTGACCGTCGCGTAAGtctttctctctccctttcCCTTTTTAGGGTTTCTATTTTCGATTTCATGATTCCGATTGTTGTTTCATTTCCTCCGATCTACACTATTTGCGTTTTTCCTGTTCTACTCATCTATAAATGTCGCTCTGCTTCTATTTATCGTTTGACTTTAATCTCATACCGGTCAACATGAAAACCACGATGCTATGTAAAGATCTAACAATTTTCGCAGCTAGTGAATCCTCTTTCTCATCGTGTTTTCCCTGTGTTTTTGCAGATTGATTTGACATCTCAAATTGTGCGCATAACTACCTCACTAAAGGTACTCAAAATATATTTCACATTCTCAATTATTTATTCACTTGTTCTCTAATTTTCTTAAGCGTTGTTCGTGCAATTTGCTGCCTTAGGCTCCGTTTGGTTAATGTATACCTTGGGACATAGACATTGTCATAGAGACACAGGACAtagaaacaaaatatttatgTCTATTTAGTGTGTTTGGTTAAACTAATGAACAAGGCACACATATTCCAAAAGACTATATTACCTTGATTCAACTACCACCAAAACTGCCATCACTGATTTTTCATCTCCTTCCGATCTCATCTTAAATCACCATTTTCAACCACTCCTATTCAAACAAATTCAATTAAACCAAACTAACGAtgattatcaaaataaaatgcaatttgtttaattaaacaataaataagaAACAGAAACAAGAAGTCTGAGAGAAAGATAGGGGGAGTAATGCAGCAGTAAAAGAGGCAGAGGGAAGCTGGAGGAGATCAAGCAGTGGCTGATAGTGGAGACGACTAAAACGAAGCAGACTCAGATGCGGATATGCAGCGTGACAAAGACAAAGAAGATCCAGAAACGAGCAGATCCAGACACGTTGAGCAGGGGGAAGAGGCGGCAGGGGCAATGATGGCAGGCTAAGAACGCAGAGGAGCACGAAGAAGAAGGTGACGAGGAGGATGGTTGAGGAGGAAGGAGAGGGGGACACGATGCAGATCTGCGAAGAGATGGAGggagggaggaggaggagaggcAGTGGATTTGGGTAGCAAGGAGGAGCATAGGAGTGTGAGAGGAAGGAAGGAAGGAAGAGAAAAAACTTGGATTAGGGTTAACAGATGAAGGTTAAAACTggaaataagaaaaaagggTAAGAGCCAGAGTGTAAAAAAGTTATGTCCATGTCTAAAATCTGTGTCTTAGCTCAAAGGAGGGACACTGAAGATATGCATTTTGTGTGCACTTGTGTGCCACTGTGCCATCGAATGTGTGTCTTATCAAACAAATGGGTGTCGTCCATGTCTCTAGTGGACATGGACACTAACCATTGCCTTAGCTAATGTATCACACGAACTCTACTACTATACTATACTATACACCACTGAATTTCGGTAAGGTAATTGACAACCTAAGGTTCTGGAAGAAATACCtcttaaattttgatttaaagaTATATGCTTTTGAAACACAAATCTTTTCCTTCTTCGGCAAAccagaatttaaatttaaatcaaaagagaacCAGTTCTGAAAGCCAGTTAACAGATGTAATTGCTCTTAGCATGCCATCCCTTTTCACATTTTGtgtttcaataattttttattttattttattttattttgcttcTATTGTTTGCAGGTAGAGAATGCGGGATCAAACCCTATCTCCGAGATCTTGTTGTCCTTTCCTGAAAATCAGGCAAAGCACCTGGCATACTTGACAGCAACACTTAATGAAGGAaaggggaaagggaaagcatcttctgGTGCTGGTTTACCCACTGAAGTTGTTATCCCTAAAGATGTGCCTGATTCCTTGACATTTTATTCCGTATCTTTACCCAAGGGGCTTGGGAAGGGAGAGAGTTTGCTGTTGGATGTCTTGGCTGTTTTTACCCATGCGTTGGAACCATTTCCTGAGAAAATTAGTCAAGCTGATATCCAGCTTTTACTGTTTCAAGATACTGCACACTTTCTTTCTCCTTATAAAGTAATGGTCCAGTCAGTCGCTGTTAAATTGCCCGAAGCAAGAGTCGAGTCCTACACAAAACTTGAGGGCACAAAACTGTCTGGATCTGAGTTGAAATATGGCCCGTTCCATAATATTCCACCATTTTCATACTTGCCAATAATTATTCACTTTGAGAATAATCAACCCTTTGCAGTTGCTGAAGAGTTAGTGCGAGAGATCGAGATTTCCCATTGGGGAAATGTACAGGTCACAGAGCATTACAATCTCTTTCATGGTGGTGCCAAGAGTAAAGGAGAATTTTCTAGGTTACCTTGTTGCTGCGATTATGAATTCCTCTGTCGTTATTTTGTTAGAGTGACATGTAATAGTAGCTTGTTTCCATTGCAGACTTGACTATCAGGCCAGGCCATATGTAAGAGGTGCATCAGCCTTTAGGCGTCTTGTTGCAAGGCTGCCGCCACGAGCTCATTCAGTTTACTACAGGGATGAAATTGGAAACATTTCCACTTCTAGTTTATGGGGTGACTCAAAGAAGGTGGATGTCCTCCAATTGTCCTATTTTTGCTCTGAAATACTTTTGCTAATATTTGCTAAGAATTATACTTCTCTGGAAAGCAGACAGAACTGGAGATTGAACCTAGGTACCCTTTGTTTGGTGGATGGAGAACTGCTTTTACGATTGGATATGGTTTGCCATTGCGGGACTTCCTATTCGAATCGGATGGAAAACGTTTCcttaatttttcttttggttcCCCTATAAATGAGCTAGTGATTGACACTCTCATTGTGAAGGTTAGCTCAATTATTTTATCTTGATAATGAAGATATGAATgtgatttttaactaattgGTACCTGAGTGGTTAACAACTTCAGTAGTTGTTCTTAAACTGGAAATACTTTACTAGTAATTCATCTTTTGTGATCCTCCCTACATTTCGTTATGTTCGGTTATTTTCCTCATCATATTGTGCTTACAACTACATCTGCCTGTTGCTTGCAATTGCAGGTTGTTCTACCAGAAGGGTCCAAAGATATTTCTGCATCTGTTCCATTTCCGGTGAAACAATGGCAGGAGGTATTGCCTAGATAGTTTAGATTTACCTTTTCTGCCAAACCATCACTATTTTCTTTACCATCAGTTTTAGCTCCCTTATCTGGGTTTTATAGCCATTCCATGTAATTGTTGCAGACAAAGTTTTCCCACTTGGATCTTGTTGGTAGACCTGTTGTTGTGCTGGAAAAGAACAATGTTGTGCCTGAGCATAATGAGCATTTTCAGGTATTACCCTTCTATCTTTTGACGAAGCTTATGTAAAGATTGTATCAAGCAGGCCACCAAGAATAAATTAGTGTGCTAATGTTTTAACAATCTTGCCCACAAGGATAATTGTTACCAATAGTGTGATATTTAGCACAATAGTGTGCTAGTGTTTTTAACAATCTTGGTGAAAGGTTCTGAGCATCTATTTGTTTGAaaggaaaatcaataaaaaaaaaagtgtgaGAATTAAGACTAGGATCCCAAATCTCATAGACCATTTTGAATTTggagatgtatttatgtgttAAGTTTTTTGCTACCTTTTACACTTGGTTGTTGCAACTTGTAAGTCTAGGCTGCCAGAAATTGAAACAGAATAGATTGCTAGGATACAAGAAAAACAGATTATGAATTGGATTGGTTGATATATATTCTTTTGGTATATAGCAATGACGTAGAAGTACATCTTACTAATTGTCATTGCTGATGTTGCAGGTCTATTATAAATTTAACAGTCTCTCCATGCTCAGGGAGCCTCTGATGTTGATCTTTGggtttttctttctctttgttgccTGCATTGTCTACATGCATGCGGATTTGtcaatctccaaatcatctgcATCTTATTTGGCCAAGGTCCAGTGGGAAGAGGTAATCAACGCATGTTTTGTATAGAATCTAACATTTACAATTGATTAGTACTTAGACTATTGACTCGTGTGTCACCACCACTCAGGTGCAAGCAACTGTTCAGCAGATCCATAATATCATTAGCCATTGCTTAACAGCACATGACAAGCTAGAAGCATCATTGCGTGATCTTTCTAGGACAGGAGATGTTCAAGCTTGTAAAGCAACTAGAAAATCAGTTGATAGCTTGTTGAAAGGGGTTTCTAAAGACTTGAAGCCTCTGGTGACATTCTTGCAATCTTCTCCACAAGCAGCTCATATACTGCCCAAGGTTATGCAAGAATTAAATACTTTCTTCTGGTCTATATTCTTTTCCTCTTGATTTTATACTGTATTTCTATAACATATGCTGTTGTTTTCAGGTGGAAGAACTGATTGCTAAGGAGAGAGATTTGCAGGAGAGACTCATGGCAAAACACACAACAGTTGTAGACTGCTACGAGAAGAAGTTAGGAGGAAGGGAAATTGAGAATCGGATTGCTTCAAATCAGCAGAAAATTACCTCTTTGAGGCAGGAGGTTGATGACCTCATGGATTTTATCGATGAGATATGATGATTGTTGAATATGCTGCTCCGGACGACATGAAATGAGACCATTTTGACATTGTTTTACTTGTTTGGTTCGAATTTTGCGGTGGTCTAATCGTTGCCAAGAGAGGATTTTGCTAGTTTTGTATTGactttatttatatattgtaGCAGCAGTTAAGGTTTATGGTCCTGTACACTTTTATATCCCTGTTATCTTACCAATACCTACTGGATGGTGGATACTACTAGTACTTAACTCTTTTTCATCGAGCCCGTATTACACGACCAACGGAATTGAAATTATGAAATAGAGGCTTTTCTTAGATACTTGTATAAAATATGGTTTGTTTTTTTTACAAATTGTAACAAAATGATCAAAATTTGATTGGCTACAATTTATATTAAGAGTTCCATAATGTTGATAAAATATTGAAAACATATTATGTGCAATTTGattattaaatgttttataGAAAAACACATGAAATAATTCAACCATATATTTTTTCATGGAATTAGAAAATATATCAAACGCCATCTAGCCAAACCCATCTACCATATGCTTATGTTGCCCAAGAGAGTGGACAGCAAATGGGCCCATAGATAAGAACTAGGAAAAGAAAGCCTCATACAGTTACACCAAAAAAAATGAAGCATCATCAACTGAAAAAAAACGTAGCATGTTTTAGGGTTTTATGGAATAAACAATCTAAAGTCCTGCTGAAGATAGTAGGGGATAATCGAGTGAGGGGAAAAAAGAATGGAGACATCTctgagatatggaggagattCGAAAGCTCTAAGAATCCATGCGAAGGAGAAAGTCCCAATCGACTCGAACACTTTCTTCCAGGTAACAGCGTTGTTTTGGCCATCAAATGCTATGCTGTAATTGAAGAAATATTTCTCCTTATAGTTGGGGTTTGTGTACGTGGCATTGTTCTGGCAGGTTCATGGAGAGCTTGATACGAGAGTCGGGCAAGCCAGTTCTCTGAGTGCCCAAATTAGACATTTCTACCCCTCGGTCAGTTCCGTTTTACTCCCAAGCCCTaatcatattttcaaattaaattcattaattcTTGTTATGTGATACTGTAATGTAGTTATCAGCAACACTTGGTGTTGGATTGCGCTATGATAAGCATGAGAAGCTACGCTACACTGTGCGTGCAAAGAAGACATTCCCTGTCACCGTTGATAAGCTCTTTGACTTTAAAATTAAGGGACGATGTGACGTTGACCAGAACTTTAAAGAGGTACCGGAATTAGTTATTGACTCTTTAGTGttgtttcctttgatttaatacCGGAAGCTGCTACTTTGGTTTTCGCAGAGGAAGTCTAGTGGAGCTGCTGAATTCTCATGGAACATATTTAATTTTCAGAAGGACCAAGATGTTAGACTTAGACTTGGTTATGAAGTCTTTGAACAGGTTTCTCTTGACTCTTGCACATCACCTAATAGCTAATGCCATATGCATAGTTCCATGTCCTTCAATTTAATAGATTCTATTATATGCATCTCAATTTAGTGGAAGCGTAGAGATAGTTGAGATGTAAGGGGATTGCTAAACACAACTAGTGCAGTTCAAATGCCGAAGTGATGAGTGGAAATTGTTGGATGGAATTGTTGTATCCTTATTTCAAGTTATTTTCATTCTAAAAGAATAAGTAAGATCAGTGTGGATATGTTGTGGTAACCATTCCGAAGCTGTGGAACCAGTAAATTAGCATGAAGTTGCAATTAGTAATTTATTCCCCCCAATACTATTTGCTCGGTCATTTCATACTCTCTACATGTTGTCCTTTTCGTTAATGGTAACACTGTATGTTTGAACCTTGTTTCAGGTTCCTTATGTGCAGCTTAGGGAGAATAATTGGACCTTCAATGCAGACTACAAAGGTAGATGGAGTGTGAGATTTGATTTATGAGATTAGTAGAGAGCTTTTCTGAAGACTTTATTGTTGTATGTGTGATTTTTTCTGAAGAGCTACATAGCTGATACTTCATTGGAAATCAATTGATATCAAATTATCAATCATTTGGAGCTGTAATTGATTCTCACCTCAAACTCATACCCAAGCAACACCCAAAGAAtgatattataataaaaaatggcACAATCCGTAGCTTTTATATCTGCTCAGAATTTTCTAATGAAGAATTATATTTCGGCACTAGTTTATTTTCATCCAACAAAAAGGAATAATTATAAATAGAAATGAGTATTAGATCAAAGTAGTTTCAAAAAAGCAATATTagttatttaattatgtattaattTTAGAGTAATATACCAAatcagttttcaaaaaaatttttagtcagacaatttaattctaaataaattttaatcattaaatcagtttttaactttttattttgttagatATATCAATTCTCATgttaaattctaataaaaaaattaattgaatcagtcttgattttttatatttaataaaagtaTATCAGTtcttaaaaagaatttaaaattctaaaatcgATCTTTTTGTCTAGACAGACAATATTAGTTCGtctaatgaaataaaattattattattattatttgttagtgtattcatttttttgttttttgattgTTAGATAGATTGAAATGGTGTAATAGGATAAATTAGCGCTAGTTTCTCAACACTTGTTCAGCATAGTGTCCGTTTAGCCATCAGTTGTGGCCTTTGTGGGATTCCTGAAGTAACTTTGCTCAACCAAAGATAAAAATGGGAGAATTAGGCTTATTTGGTTATTGGTTAATTATCGTTTTAGGTTGGTCAAAACCGAGTTTAGTGACAGTAATTAGTTTGGACTTTGGACTTTCGAGTAAGACTGATCAAGGACAGGACTAGCCTTTATCgactttaaatatttattattatttgcaaTAATGCTCCGCATTCAAGTAATTTTCCTAACCAAGTCTAACTATGTTATTTTTTCTCACACGCCGTGCCACCTTTTTTCTTTCATGTTTTTTT is a window encoding:
- the LOC130944819 gene encoding dolichyl-diphosphooligosaccharide--protein glycosyltransferase subunit 1A, translated to MLRFAFTLLLFTLAFGVLSSSPVFSDLILAKVDRRIDLTSQIVRITTSLKVENAGSNPISEILLSFPENQAKHLAYLTATLNEGKGKGKASSGAGLPTEVVIPKDVPDSLTFYSVSLPKGLGKGESLLLDVLAVFTHALEPFPEKISQADIQLLLFQDTAHFLSPYKVMVQSVAVKLPEARVESYTKLEGTKLSGSELKYGPFHNIPPFSYLPIIIHFENNQPFAVAEELVREIEISHWGNVQVTEHYNLFHGGAKSKGEFSRLDYQARPYVRGASAFRRLVARLPPRAHSVYYRDEIGNISTSSLWGDSKKTELEIEPRYPLFGGWRTAFTIGYGLPLRDFLFESDGKRFLNFSFGSPINELVIDTLIVKVVLPEGSKDISASVPFPVKQWQETKFSHLDLVGRPVVVLEKNNVVPEHNEHFQVYYKFNSLSMLREPLMLIFGFFFLFVACIVYMHADLSISKSSASYLAKVQWEEVQATVQQIHNIISHCLTAHDKLEASLRDLSRTGDVQACKATRKSVDSLLKGVSKDLKPLVTFLQSSPQAAHILPKVEELIAKERDLQERLMAKHTTVVDCYEKKLGGREIENRIASNQQKITSLRQEVDDLMDFIDEI
- the LOC130945208 gene encoding outer envelope pore protein 21, chloroplastic-like → METSLRYGGDSKALRIHAKEKVPIDSNTFFQVHGELDTRVGQASSLSAQIRHFYPSLSATLGVGLRYDKHEKLRYTVRAKKTFPVTVDKLFDFKIKGRCDVDQNFKERKSSGAAEFSWNIFNFQKDQDVRLRLGYEVFEQVPYVQLRENNWTFNADYKGRWSVRFDL